In Streptomyces alboniger, the following are encoded in one genomic region:
- a CDS encoding AAA family ATPase, producing MRFSARALKQEIEERAAADEAADASDAPEALEAPDVSAPADAGGVSVGAEASEHPVDADVDVDESGSAGEDSVEDEVEGQDSGGGTEADDGSGSVADGVGSSGSVTDKGADGDGPQDAVPSSWPPPPSSQDVLPPLPPAFQPAAPASAPQWPASTPTPPPAQPVQAQPEPTQGHPAPAAPAPYPAPGQPSPQPAPGAWPAPTHAPAAPGAPVAPASEAPTPEVPQGGYGFPQAAPVSPGAPFAPAPPAQNSTPVAPAPEAPTPEVPQGGYGFPQAAPVSPGAPFAPAPPAQNSAPAAPSGEAQVPAVPQAGAGYGFPQAAPASAPAPVSPVSPSTPAAPSAPVAPESPAQGRGYGFPQAPAPQGPQPVQGGGYGFPQPPAPQEQPPVQPGQPLPAHQSAPGQQPFPGQQSAPGQQPIPNQQPQAPQPQPQPQAPQPHVPVQAQPPVQPQAPQQQAPQQQPGHPGHPGQPGQPPIDPRTGAAWPQPVQHDQRERTNPGAPLGYTAAVELSSDRLLRNTKPKAKSSRPAGGGSRFKLGGKKEEAERQRKLELIRTPVLSCYRIAVISLKGGVGKTTTTTALGSTLATERQDKILAIDANPDAGTLGRRVRRETGATIRDLVQAIPYLNSYMDIRRFTSQASSGLEIIANDVDPAVSTTFNDEDYRRAIDVLGKQYPIILTDSGTGLLYSAMRGVLDLADQLIIISTPSVDGASSASTTLDWLSAHGYADLVSRSITVISGVRETGKMIKVDDIVSHFETRCRGVVVVPFDEHLAAGAEVDLDMMRPKVREAYFNLSAMVAEDFVRAQQQQGLWTSDGNPPPHMAPPLPGQGYPGQGTYPGQPQGYAPSQQPQGQPQPQQPYSQQPQGQPPASAPAPAQQPYLQQPGGPQGWQAQAPQQGYVPQPPQEQQPQAQQGQQGQAPQAVQPGAPFQPGAPFQAPQPQQEPQPPQQ from the coding sequence ATGCGGTTCTCCGCTCGCGCCCTCAAGCAGGAGATCGAGGAGCGTGCCGCGGCCGACGAGGCTGCGGATGCCTCGGATGCCCCGGAGGCCCTGGAGGCCCCGGACGTGTCTGCGCCTGCCGATGCGGGCGGGGTGAGTGTGGGTGCGGAGGCATCCGAGCACCCGGTGGACGCTGATGTTGATGTTGATGAGTCTGGCTCGGCTGGTGAGGACTCGGTCGAGGACGAGGTCGAGGGTCAGGACTCCGGCGGGGGTACGGAGGCTGACGATGGCTCCGGTTCCGTGGCCGATGGAGTTGGTTCATCCGGTTCCGTGACGGATAAGGGGGCCGATGGCGACGGGCCGCAGGACGCCGTGCCGTCCTCGTGGCCCCCGCCGCCTTCGTCGCAGGACGTGCTTCCGCCGTTGCCGCCCGCGTTCCAGCCCGCGGCCCCGGCCTCCGCGCCGCAGTGGCCCGCGTCCACGCCGACTCCGCCTCCCGCGCAGCCGGTGCAGGCCCAACCCGAGCCCACGCAGGGGCACCCGGCGCCGGCCGCGCCCGCTCCATACCCCGCGCCGGGGCAGCCGTCTCCGCAGCCTGCGCCGGGTGCCTGGCCCGCGCCCACCCACGCGCCCGCGGCTCCGGGCGCTCCGGTTGCTCCTGCCTCCGAGGCGCCGACTCCGGAGGTGCCGCAGGGCGGCTACGGGTTCCCGCAGGCCGCACCCGTCTCGCCCGGCGCGCCCTTCGCCCCCGCGCCGCCTGCCCAGAACTCCACGCCGGTAGCCCCCGCCCCCGAGGCGCCGACTCCGGAGGTGCCGCAGGGAGGGTATGGATTCCCGCAGGCCGCACCCGTCTCGCCCGGCGCGCCCTTCGCCCCCGCGCCTCCCGCCCAGAACTCCGCCCCCGCCGCTCCGAGCGGCGAGGCGCAGGTCCCCGCGGTCCCCCAGGCGGGTGCAGGTTACGGATTCCCGCAGGCCGCGCCCGCGTCCGCGCCTGCCCCGGTCTCGCCCGTCTCCCCGAGCACCCCGGCCGCCCCCAGCGCCCCAGTTGCTCCCGAGTCGCCCGCGCAGGGGCGTGGTTACGGCTTCCCGCAGGCGCCCGCACCCCAGGGGCCGCAGCCCGTTCAGGGGGGCGGTTACGGATTCCCTCAGCCGCCCGCGCCGCAGGAGCAGCCGCCCGTTCAGCCGGGGCAGCCGCTGCCTGCGCACCAATCCGCTCCCGGGCAGCAGCCCTTCCCCGGGCAGCAGTCTGCTCCCGGCCAGCAGCCCATTCCGAACCAGCAGCCACAGGCACCTCAGCCCCAGCCGCAGCCCCAGGCACCCCAGCCTCACGTCCCCGTACAGGCCCAGCCCCCCGTCCAGCCGCAGGCACCCCAACAACAGGCACCCCAACAACAACCGGGGCACCCGGGCCACCCGGGCCAGCCCGGCCAGCCGCCCATCGACCCCCGTACCGGCGCCGCCTGGCCCCAGCCGGTACAGCACGATCAGCGCGAGCGCACCAACCCGGGGGCTCCCCTCGGTTACACCGCCGCCGTCGAGCTCTCCTCCGACCGGCTGCTGCGCAACACCAAGCCGAAGGCGAAGAGCAGCCGGCCCGCGGGCGGCGGTTCGCGGTTCAAGCTCGGCGGCAAGAAGGAAGAGGCCGAGCGGCAGCGGAAGTTGGAGCTGATCCGCACCCCGGTCCTCTCCTGCTACCGGATCGCCGTCATCAGCCTGAAGGGTGGTGTCGGCAAGACGACCACCACCACCGCGCTCGGCTCGACGCTGGCCACCGAGCGGCAGGACAAGATCCTCGCCATCGACGCCAACCCCGACGCCGGTACGCTCGGGCGGCGCGTGCGGCGCGAGACCGGGGCCACCATTCGCGACCTGGTCCAGGCGATCCCGTACCTCAACTCGTACATGGACATCCGGCGCTTCACCTCGCAGGCGTCGTCCGGCCTCGAGATCATCGCCAACGACGTCGACCCGGCCGTCTCGACGACCTTCAACGACGAGGACTACCGGCGCGCCATCGACGTGCTCGGCAAGCAGTACCCGATCATCCTGACGGACTCCGGTACGGGGCTCCTGTACAGCGCGATGCGCGGGGTGCTCGACCTCGCCGACCAGCTGATCATCATCTCTACGCCGTCGGTGGACGGCGCGAGCAGCGCATCGACGACGCTGGACTGGCTGTCCGCGCACGGGTACGCCGACCTGGTCTCGCGGTCCATCACTGTCATCTCCGGAGTCCGTGAGACCGGGAAGATGATCAAGGTCGATGACATCGTGTCGCACTTCGAGACGCGGTGCAGGGGGGTTGTCGTCGTCCCCTTCGACGAGCATCTCGCCGCCGGCGCGGAGGTCGATCTCGACATGATGCGGCCGAAGGTGCGGGAGGCGTACTTCAACCTTTCGGCGATGGTGGCCGAGGACTTCGTGCGGGCTCAGCAGCAGCAGGGACTGTGGACCTCGGACGGGAATCCGCCGCCGCATATGGCTCCGCCGTTGCCGGGGCAGGGCTATCCGGGCCAGGGGACCTATCCGGGACAGCCTCAGGGGTACGCGCCTTCGCAGCAGCCGCAGGGGCAGCCTCAGCCCCAGCAGCCTTACTCTCAGCAGCCGCAGGGGCAGCCGCCGGCGTCGGCGCCCGCGCCGGCTCAGCAGCCTTACCTCCAGCAGCCTGGGGGGCCGCAAGGGTGGCAGGCACAGGCTCCGCAGCAGGGGTACGTTCCTCAGCCGCCGCAGGAGCAGCAGCCTCAGGCCCAGCAAGGCCAGCAGGGCCAGGCCCCGCAAGCCGTGCAGCCCGGAGCGCCCTTCCAGCCGGGGGCACCCTTCCAGGCTCCGCAGCCGCAGCAGGAGCCGCAGCCACCCCAGCAGTAA
- the eccE gene encoding type VII secretion protein EccE — protein sequence MASALRSRARGRTEDSSQPLTTRVAEGTTSRARSVTLQLRPYVGRFGATRLRRLVLIEVAAALLLTAWVVDPLLIPPTALVAAVLVLLTVVRLHRRPWPEWLVAAWGLRARRRLAARLSVAPGTEPAFAPAVECDPALRTYAYSTQDRRQFGLIGDGTFVTAVLQIESDSTPLRAGRGQRPLPLGLVRDSLEVDDIRLESAQIVLHTQPAPALHLPRQSVAVSNYAPLQAQAGAPAVRITWIALKLDPELCPEAVAARGGGLVGAQRCVVRAVDQLASRLAGAGFRATALSEEGLASAIATSACANPLVTAEPGRAEEPQRRTEETPNAWRCDNRRHTSYWVRRWPRLGGTGDSSLPQLVSTLTAVPTLATTFSLTLGRTERQEVALRGHVRVTGRSEVELAAARDAVEQAARQVGTALMRLDREQLPGMLATLPLGGTR from the coding sequence ATGGCTTCCGCACTGCGAAGCAGGGCCCGAGGACGTACGGAAGACTCAAGTCAGCCTCTGACGACGCGCGTCGCGGAGGGCACCACAAGCAGGGCAAGGTCCGTGACGCTTCAACTACGGCCCTATGTAGGTCGCTTCGGCGCGACACGCTTGCGACGGCTCGTCCTCATTGAGGTCGCGGCCGCCTTGCTGCTGACCGCCTGGGTCGTGGACCCGCTGTTGATCCCGCCGACGGCCTTGGTCGCAGCCGTGCTCGTACTGCTCACCGTCGTACGTCTCCACAGGCGTCCCTGGCCCGAATGGCTGGTCGCGGCCTGGGGGCTACGAGCACGTAGACGCCTCGCCGCGAGATTGTCGGTAGCTCCGGGCACGGAGCCCGCATTCGCCCCTGCCGTGGAATGTGACCCCGCGCTTCGTACCTATGCCTACAGCACCCAGGACCGGCGGCAGTTCGGATTGATCGGTGACGGCACCTTCGTAACCGCGGTGCTACAGATCGAATCGGACTCGACTCCGCTGCGGGCAGGGCGAGGGCAGCGGCCGTTGCCGCTCGGGCTGGTGCGCGACTCCTTGGAAGTGGACGACATCAGGCTCGAGTCGGCCCAGATCGTGCTGCACACCCAACCCGCGCCCGCGCTGCACCTGCCCCGTCAGTCCGTGGCTGTCAGCAACTACGCTCCACTGCAAGCCCAGGCCGGGGCGCCGGCGGTCCGGATCACCTGGATCGCCCTGAAGCTCGACCCCGAGCTGTGTCCCGAGGCTGTGGCCGCGCGTGGCGGCGGTCTCGTCGGGGCCCAGAGGTGCGTGGTGCGTGCCGTGGACCAACTGGCGAGCCGCCTGGCCGGGGCGGGGTTCCGCGCTACGGCGCTGAGCGAGGAGGGCCTTGCCTCCGCCATCGCCACTTCGGCGTGTGCCAACCCACTCGTGACGGCGGAGCCCGGCCGGGCCGAGGAACCTCAGCGACGGACAGAGGAGACCCCGAACGCGTGGCGCTGCGACAATCGGCGGCATACGTCGTACTGGGTGCGGCGCTGGCCCCGGCTCGGGGGCACCGGAGACTCCTCGCTCCCCCAACTGGTCTCCACGCTCACTGCTGTTCCAACGCTGGCCACGACCTTCAGCCTGACACTGGGGCGTACCGAGCGACAAGAAGTCGCGCTGCGCGGGCATGTGCGGGTGACCGGGCGCAGCGAAGTCGAACTCGCCGCCGCACGGGACGCCGTCGAGCAAGCAGCTCGTCAGGTCGGAACCGCATTGATGCGACTCGACCGTGAACAACTACCCGGAATGCTAGCCACGTTGCCGCTAGGAGGTACCCGCTGA
- the eccB gene encoding type VII secretion protein EccB has translation MASRRDELNAYIFAKRRTLAAFIQPSPSGSEEGAPRPLRGVLPGLIVGVIILAVFGAWGMFKPAAKPGWDKPKEHVIIASDSTTRYVVLKTDGERQLHPVLNMASAKLLLDDGKGEVINVDESVLDKGTIPHGATIGIPYAPDRLPSLSEAGAAKRWAVCERPVQGGRAIQKAAFVLAARDEEKTDGQERLRGGELLYVVGPDNVRYVVDARGTAYRVSAKDELLARTLVGSGRTPQRVSKQWLETLHRGDPITFPKVPGTPGANAEVPSLRDPAVNKVGMVLRANNGDRMQHYVVLPGRVAPVSDFTAWLLLSSRSLLALGQSGQAREISAGAFTPTTEDFDARYAWPIDKPSPANSASAGRDGRNTVCNVLRRVDADNGRTTLSTWAGSEFPASLPTGSSSAYVTPGSGQLYRHFLGSETKAGSVFLVTDTGLRYAMQSNSDSATDDEGIGTSAQQRKREQQEARQAQTRLGYGDAEVTPVPAAWSNLLPTGPRLSTAAARQPQGS, from the coding sequence ATGGCATCACGGCGAGATGAACTCAACGCCTACATCTTCGCGAAGCGCCGCACGCTGGCCGCGTTCATCCAGCCCTCTCCCTCCGGCTCGGAGGAAGGTGCACCCCGGCCACTGCGTGGCGTGCTGCCCGGTCTCATCGTCGGGGTGATCATCCTGGCGGTCTTCGGTGCCTGGGGAATGTTCAAGCCGGCGGCCAAGCCCGGCTGGGACAAGCCGAAAGAGCATGTGATCATCGCGAGCGACTCGACGACCCGGTACGTCGTCCTCAAGACCGACGGCGAGCGACAGTTGCACCCGGTCCTCAACATGGCGTCGGCGAAGCTCCTCCTCGATGACGGCAAGGGTGAGGTCATCAACGTCGATGAGTCCGTGCTGGACAAGGGCACGATCCCGCACGGCGCCACCATTGGCATTCCGTACGCCCCCGACCGGCTGCCGTCGCTCTCGGAGGCTGGGGCCGCGAAGCGCTGGGCGGTGTGCGAGCGCCCGGTCCAGGGGGGCAGGGCCATCCAAAAGGCCGCGTTCGTGCTGGCCGCCCGCGACGAGGAGAAGACCGACGGGCAGGAGCGGCTGCGGGGAGGCGAACTGCTGTACGTCGTCGGCCCTGACAACGTGCGTTATGTCGTCGACGCTCGTGGCACCGCATACCGGGTCTCCGCGAAGGACGAGCTCCTGGCGCGCACGCTCGTAGGATCCGGCCGCACCCCGCAGCGGGTCTCCAAGCAATGGCTCGAGACGCTGCACCGCGGCGATCCCATCACCTTCCCGAAGGTGCCCGGCACTCCCGGGGCCAATGCCGAAGTGCCGAGCCTGCGGGACCCCGCGGTGAACAAGGTGGGGATGGTCCTCCGGGCCAATAACGGCGACAGGATGCAGCATTACGTGGTCCTGCCAGGGCGGGTCGCGCCGGTCTCCGACTTCACCGCGTGGCTGCTTCTGAGCAGCCGGAGTCTGCTCGCCCTGGGACAGTCCGGCCAGGCGCGGGAGATCAGCGCCGGAGCTTTCACTCCGACCACCGAGGACTTCGACGCGCGGTACGCCTGGCCGATAGACAAACCCTCGCCCGCCAACAGCGCCTCCGCGGGCCGTGACGGCCGTAATACCGTCTGCAACGTGCTGCGGCGCGTCGACGCGGACAACGGCAGGACGACGCTGAGTACTTGGGCGGGCTCCGAATTCCCCGCCAGCCTGCCCACCGGCTCGTCGAGCGCGTACGTCACTCCTGGGTCGGGCCAGCTCTACCGGCACTTCCTCGGATCGGAGACCAAGGCGGGCAGCGTGTTCCTGGTGACCGACACGGGCCTGCGCTACGCGATGCAATCCAACAGCGACAGCGCGACGGACGACGAAGGCATCGGCACCTCGGCCCAGCAGCGGAAACGGGAGCAACAGGAGGCGCGGCAGGCCCAGACCCGCCTCGGCTACGGGGACGCGGAGGTGACCCCGGTGCCTGCCGCCTGGTCCAACCTCCTGCCGACGGGGCCCCGGTTGTCGACAGCGGCGGCCCGCCAGCCGCAGGGCTCTTAG
- the mycP gene encoding type VII secretion-associated serine protease mycosin, whose amino-acid sequence MTYVRTRAPGATRSAATAAVALLFTAALITPVAAEPGAAGQCTFPAKKYSGRPWALQRVLLDELWHQSRGEGVRVAVIDTGVDVKNPQLARAVDASRGRNYLPAKDADGKKVERGKANGTTDLVGHGTRVAGIIAARPAKGTGFVGLAPKATIIPIQQNDAEGHGTARTLAEAIDYAVDAGADVINISQDTADAVKPAPQLEEAVNRALGRQRVIVASVGNDGLGGDVKKTYPASYDGVLAVAASDRNNERAPFSQSGEFVGVAAPGVDMISTVPGGGHCPDNGTSFAAPYVAGVAALIKAKHKDWTARQITAQIKQTAERSVSDHDRLVGWGVVDPVRALTEDAHPIETPTPAEGLTRAEAPTPAELHMGETSQERTARMATYVVVAAAVLVAGLGGTGVAVRDARRRRRRRAT is encoded by the coding sequence ATGACGTACGTACGCACGCGGGCCCCTGGGGCCACCAGAAGCGCCGCCACGGCAGCCGTCGCACTGCTCTTCACGGCGGCCTTGATCACTCCCGTGGCCGCCGAACCCGGGGCCGCGGGCCAATGCACGTTTCCGGCCAAGAAGTACTCCGGCCGCCCGTGGGCGCTGCAACGTGTCCTACTGGACGAGCTGTGGCACCAGTCCAGAGGAGAAGGAGTACGCGTCGCGGTGATCGATACAGGAGTGGACGTCAAGAACCCGCAGCTGGCGCGCGCGGTGGATGCCTCACGGGGCCGCAACTACCTCCCGGCTAAGGACGCCGACGGGAAGAAGGTCGAACGCGGCAAAGCGAACGGCACGACGGACCTGGTCGGTCACGGCACGCGGGTCGCGGGCATCATCGCGGCACGCCCCGCCAAGGGCACGGGCTTCGTGGGCCTCGCTCCCAAAGCGACGATCATTCCCATCCAACAGAATGACGCGGAGGGCCACGGCACCGCGCGGACCCTCGCGGAAGCCATCGACTACGCCGTTGACGCGGGCGCGGACGTCATCAACATTTCCCAGGACACGGCCGACGCGGTGAAGCCCGCACCGCAGCTCGAGGAGGCGGTGAACAGGGCGCTCGGACGGCAACGGGTGATCGTCGCCTCGGTAGGCAACGACGGCCTCGGCGGCGACGTCAAGAAGACGTATCCCGCTTCCTACGATGGCGTGTTGGCCGTGGCGGCCTCGGACCGCAACAACGAACGCGCCCCCTTCTCCCAGTCCGGCGAGTTCGTGGGCGTGGCGGCGCCCGGCGTGGACATGATCTCCACCGTTCCCGGCGGCGGTCATTGCCCGGACAACGGAACCAGTTTCGCCGCCCCGTACGTTGCTGGGGTGGCGGCGCTCATCAAGGCCAAGCACAAGGACTGGACAGCACGTCAGATCACCGCCCAGATCAAACAGACCGCGGAACGCTCCGTGTCCGACCATGACCGCCTGGTCGGCTGGGGCGTCGTGGACCCGGTCCGCGCTCTGACGGAAGACGCCCACCCGATCGAGACGCCTACCCCCGCAGAGGGCCTCACCCGAGCGGAAGCTCCAACCCCCGCTGAACTGCACATGGGTGAGACCTCACAGGAGCGCACGGCGCGTATGGCCACGTATGTGGTTGTCGCGGCGGCGGTGCTGGTCGCGGGACTTGGCGGAACGGGAGTGGCCGTGCGAGACGCACGGCGCAGGCGCCGCCGGCGGGCCACGTGA